Proteins encoded within one genomic window of Kibdelosporangium phytohabitans:
- a CDS encoding acyl-CoA dehydrogenase family protein, with amino-acid sequence MIDWNEDQVELREGLAAWHEAFSADHVENDDSGTFSWQKWKLVRESGIVSLPFDEQWGGLGQDLLTTMHVLEGLGEGCRDGGLNFSITTTICSVGVPVEKFGSPALKQKYLPRIVAGDAIGAHAITEPAGGSDALRMRTRAERDGDEFVLNGSKTFVSNGPVADLFMVYAKTRPEGGPLGVTAFLVEKDTPGFEIGNPIKKMGLRTSPLSELYFDDCRIPAGQVCGRVGGGFMVLDHVMKREILYSFIVNVGEMQHRLHRCVEYARERRQFGNPIASYQSIANKIVDMKIKLETARKWLYDTAQKLVRGENVTTDMAIAKLLTSQANVDTSLAAVQIFGGNGYMAEYGLEKDVRNAVAGTIYSGTNEIQYNRIASMLGLS; translated from the coding sequence ATGATCGACTGGAACGAAGACCAGGTCGAGCTGCGAGAGGGACTGGCCGCGTGGCACGAGGCCTTCTCCGCCGATCACGTCGAGAACGACGACAGCGGCACGTTCTCGTGGCAGAAGTGGAAGCTGGTCCGCGAGTCCGGCATCGTCAGCCTGCCGTTCGACGAGCAGTGGGGCGGGCTCGGCCAGGACCTGCTGACCACGATGCACGTACTGGAGGGGCTCGGCGAGGGGTGCCGGGACGGCGGGCTGAACTTCTCCATCACCACGACCATCTGCAGCGTCGGCGTTCCGGTCGAGAAGTTCGGTTCGCCCGCGTTGAAGCAGAAGTACCTGCCGCGGATCGTCGCGGGTGACGCGATCGGCGCGCACGCGATCACCGAACCGGCCGGCGGGTCGGACGCGTTGCGGATGCGCACCAGGGCCGAACGCGACGGCGACGAGTTCGTCCTCAACGGCAGCAAGACGTTCGTGAGCAACGGTCCGGTCGCGGACCTGTTCATGGTCTACGCCAAGACCCGGCCGGAGGGCGGGCCGCTCGGCGTCACGGCGTTCCTCGTCGAGAAGGACACACCGGGCTTCGAGATCGGCAATCCCATCAAGAAGATGGGCCTGCGCACGTCACCGTTGTCCGAGCTGTACTTCGACGACTGCCGGATCCCCGCGGGCCAGGTCTGCGGCCGGGTGGGCGGCGGGTTCATGGTGCTCGACCACGTGATGAAGCGCGAGATCCTGTACTCGTTCATCGTCAACGTCGGCGAGATGCAGCATCGGCTCCACCGTTGCGTCGAGTACGCGCGCGAGCGCCGTCAGTTCGGCAACCCGATCGCGAGCTACCAGTCGATCGCCAACAAGATCGTCGACATGAAGATCAAGCTGGAGACGGCGCGCAAGTGGCTCTACGACACCGCGCAGAAGCTCGTCCGCGGTGAGAACGTGACCACCGACATGGCCATCGCGAAGCTGCTGACCAGCCAGGCCAATGTGGACACGAGCCTGGCCGCGGTGCAGATCTTCGGCGGCAACGGCTACATGGCCGAGTACGGCCTGGAGAAGGACGTGCGCAACGCCGTCGCGGGCACGATCTACTCGGGCACCAACGAGATCCAGTACAACCGCATCGCATCCATGCTGGGGCTGTCATGA